GAATCACTCTCAAATGATTCAGCCAATGAAGATTATGAGGAATACGAAAGTTTAGTTGAAGACACGGAAGATATGCATCCCACAGAACTTGTGAGGTTTAACCCAGAACAATCGACGACAGGAAGTTTGCAGGTCACACAACTGTTGGTTGACGTAGCCAAGAAGTATCTTCGAGATCTGATCTTCGTAATCATTAAAAATCAGCTTCAAGCCCACTCTTTAACTAGGAATAATGTTGAGTtgtcatttttcaagatgtCGTCTCCTGAAGTTACTACTGCGATAGTGGAAATATCACCATACTGGCGCCTTCCAAATTTCAGAGAcgaaaggaagaaaaaaaaaactcacataaaaaaagagaatcgGAAATGAACACAGAAACTACTAATTTAGACATACCCTGGGCCTTTGTGAATGACGAAGAGATTAGAGGAACCGTGTTTCAGGACTTAGAACCTTCTAAAAAGGTCGTTGCTGGAGATTTCGTCAGACAGAAATATGCCACTAGACTTAAAGATTCGAACACGAAGTCTTTGACTGCCAGGATAATGATGGCAGAGAAGGAGCACTTGGTGAAGCTTAACCGAGTCCCACCCGAATACAAAATACCCCGTAGAGACAGTTTTATCAAAGGAGAACAGTTCTGTATGATAGACAGTGACTTGGTGGAATCTTTTTTTATCAAGGAGACAGACCaactggaagaacttgatGCGAGAAATTCTAGAATATTTGAGCACAACGTCTTGtctgattttttcaaaccAATGAAGAAGTCTCCTATAACCACAAGAACTCTACGATTCACGTTGACCAGCAGATTAGAAATAAAGTATCGACAAttaaaagatgaaagaaaTAGATTAGTGGATAAGTATATCAGCAATGCTCATTCGATTTCAGAAGCTGAAACGGTGAGAGGAAAAATGAAGATCAATTCTATCTCTGATGAATTGATGGATATTAAAAGGGAACTTGCACCGGAAGAAGTATTGGATCCCCTGACAAATCCGGAGCTGGGAAAATTCAAAGCGAATGTAACTTACGGATTTGAAGAGCTGGATTCTGATGAATTGTATAGAGAGTTCACTTTCGATTTTGCAAAGTACGAAAGTGAGGATGTGGAGTATTGATAAATGCAATCAGACTCTACTCATCATTTTGTCTTCCTCATGATTAACTGCCCGGCTGGGATACACAAAATAATATTGAacaatgaaacaaaaatcaaagaaaaatgtcaCCATCGAGAGCCAAAATTTGCCTTTATTGTTACTAACCAACACCAAAAGGTCCCACTTGGCACTCACTAAAGAATAGTCATAAAACAATTGAAGCATGGCAAATATGCCTCCCAAAAGGTCCAGCCAAATACTCATTATGGGGTAGCCGATCAtgctttttcttttgaaattgaagtaCAGTTGTGGGAGGTACTTGATAAAACTAATTGTGACTTTCCACAGCGAAAGATTCACCGTATATACCATCAAATTGTAGGTGGTTGCATCCTTAATAGACAAGATATAATACGTAGCCTGGAAGGCGAAGAatacgaagaagaagagataTGTTGGAAAACTTATCCTCAAGCTTCGTCTCTTAAAATTCCAGACTCTGTAGCAATATAGCTGGCTGAGTGTGATCAGGTTCAGTATCAGACCATGGGCAACGAATAGAAGATCGATGGCGGAAAGTAGAGGTAAACCATGGTAGTAGTGTTTGTAAAGGACTCTAACGGTCGAACTGTATAATTGAAGAAATAATGAAATGAAATAGGTGACGTAGCCCAAGGTGTTCAACAATAGAAAGTCTATGGATATTGCATCTGACGATTTTAGTTTGAAATTAACTATCAGAGGAGGATAGAACGAAAGGGACTGGAAATTTTGTTAATAAAAGGTTCTAGAAGCAGAATACTTTCAGTTGGAGGCACTTACCCACAATGTGACATATGTGACGCCTAGAAAGGTTGATAACGACATCCTATGGTTATAAATATCACTCGGTATTATCAGGTGGTGGTCAATTCGAGAAATGCGACAGGGGTGCAAAATTCATAAGTCTGACAAAAGGTTATATACAGTCTGTGATCCAAGGTAAAGTTGGTGAAACTGATTAATTCTACTGGATCCAATGTGTGTATTTCTTGTATTTATTCTTGCAAGTTGGAGGGCAAAACAAATTTCAGCCATCTCCGTGTATACTGATCTTAAAACAGATTGTGCACGttatttttccaaatttaGGTTCCAAAACCCCCAAACACTTTTACAGCATCAAGCTTAGTTCTTTGAGACACATGTTACTTCTGAAATACGCTCAAATACCCAGTGTTCAGCCTTATTAACACTTAGATTTAAAGCTCATCTGATCGTGCGGCTTAGCTTTACCAACTACAACAGTTTTAAAGTCGCATCAGATGGAACCAAACACAGAGGGTTGTGCGCGAACTGAATACTCTCTCCACAATCACATGCGAGTAGCTCTGGTCATCTGCATCCCGCATACAAACTTGTCCCCAATTATCATATGAAAAGAGACGGATATTTAAGCCCTGACAACTGCTCTAGAATGTCAGCGCTCTCCCCCTCTTTGACGTCTTTAGATGGACAACCTCATCTTACCTCATAAGCTACTTAGCAAGCGGCAGTTGAAATGGCTGGCCCAGTTGAACATCCGTTGGACCTCTAAGCCAgtccttcttttcttgacAGCTGTATTATCTTCCGTTGCTGGTATCAGCGCTTATAACATAGCAAAGCTAATACAGAATATCAGAAACTATTTGCTCAAACGGAGCAAAAACCGCCCTTTACAAAGAGGTAACAGAATCGCAAAGCAGATTGAGGTTCCATACAAAAACTCTACCATATCCGTGGATATTCCCTACCCAAACTATGATCGGATCAGCGTGGACAATTTGGTCTTCAAGCAATAcattaaagaagaaatgcTTCTCAAGGATTCTCCAGGAGCCActtctttctggaaagcTATCAACTCCAGATTTTTAAATAAACTGTTCATTATCTGGAAACTGATTCTGATCCCGAAATGGTTAGATAAGAACTCATATCTTCTCGTTGCCCAGTTATCTTTACTAATATTAAGAACATATCTAACATTGCTGGTAACCAAGTTAGATGGATCAATTGTGAAGAATCTCATTGGTTTACAAGGGAAAAAGTTTATCAGAGACATCATCTACTGGTTTCTTTTAGCTGTTCCTGCATCCTACACAAACTCAAGTATCCGCTATGTTACCAAACGATTGTCATTGAGTTTTAGAACCAACTTATTACGTTATTGCCACGATCTCTACATGGATAACCGTTTAGTTTTCTACAAGATGCAGTTCAACACGAACGAGATGTTGCCCAAGGAATATCAGCTGGATTCGAAATACATCGACCAGTATCTCACCGATGATATCAAACAGTTCACCTCGACGTTGGCTTCTTTATTTACCAACACTGGAAAACCTTTCATggatttgattttctttgcAATATACCTTAGAGACAATTTAGGAACTGCAGGAATTGTTGGAATCTTCACAAATTATTTCATTACCTGTTGGTTCCTACGTTTGAAAGCCCccaaattttccaaaatgctTAAGAAAAAGGCAAACTTGGAAGGTATCTATTACAACTATAACCTTAACCTGATCTACAATGCTGAGgaaatatctttctttaAAGGTATCCCTCTTGAGAatagaaaaatcaagaGTATCTTTGGGGATcttcagaaacaaattttcaagGAAATGGTACAAAGGTTCCATTATGGGTTCTGGGAGGACTACATTCTTAAATACACATGGTCTTGTCTCGGATATCTTTACTCTGCCATTCCCATTCTTCTTGCACCAACATCTAAGAGGACATCTAATTCATCCAAAAACATGAAGAATTTTATTGTCAACAAAAGATTAATGCTCTCAATGGCAGATGCGGGTAGTCGATTGATGTATTCAATTAAagatgtttcaaaattgtctgGTTATACAGACAGAATCTTCACATTATTGCTGAATTTGCATCAAGTGCATGATAGTGGATTCCAGTATGGATTAGATTTGACCAATGGCCAACAAACCTCCCTT
This is a stretch of genomic DNA from Komagataella phaffii GS115 chromosome 3, complete sequence. It encodes these proteins:
- a CDS encoding Subunit of a heterodimeric peroxisomal ATP-binding cassette transporter complex (Pxa1p-Pxa2p), producing MDNLILPHKLLSKRQLKWLAQLNIRWTSKPVLLFLTAVLSSVAGISAYNIAKLIQNIRNYLLKRSKNRPLQRGNRIAKQIEVPYKNSTISVDIPYPNYDRISVDNLVFKQYIKEEMLLKDSPGATSFWKAINSRFLNKLFIIWKLILIPKWLDKNSYLLVAQLSLLILRTYLTLLVTKLDGSIVKNLIGLQGKKFIRDIIYWFLLAVPASYTNSSIRYVTKRLSLSFRTNLLRYCHDLYMDNRLVFYKMQFNTNEMLPKEYQLDSKYIDQYLTDDIKQFTSTLASLFTNTGKPFMDLIFFAIYLRDNLGTAGIVGIFTNYFITCWFLRLKAPKFSKMLKKKANLEGIYYNYNLNLIYNAEEISFFKGIPLENRKIKSIFGDLQKQIFKEMVQRFHYGFWEDYILKYTWSCLGYLYSAIPILLAPTSKRTSNSSKNMKNFIVNKRLMLSMADAGSRLMYSIKDVSKLSGYTDRIFTLLLNLHQVHDSGFQYGLDLTNGQQTSLARLPSLRILSSFTNLNHLSSQNMKSLGFINGIIQTNYDGLRLENIPIIVPSPKGANGPKLIESLSFTIKKGNNLLIIGKNGCGKTAFMRCLAGLWPIYEGLLSKPLDSNIMYVPQRPYFLSAGTLRDQIIYPLSSETSKVDDELLIGLLKDVGLEYLFERFNSDLNFRPSIKNDNVTASNGTERDSGNISKNSWFSLLSGGERQKMIIARVLFHNKTYVVLDEPTNAISYDMEDYLFKLLKKRGLTIITISHRSSLEKYHDYCLELVSDLNEKVVELDDEKTSEMPITTHKWKFKNLREDSDDSDSLDDEISDYRHKIRDLYKNHRNTDSEGSSVEDRNELAKEEIKILKNELSKLEELEKRKLEVLNYLDNE
- a CDS encoding uncharacterized protein (Protein with similarity to human cystinosin) translates to MSLSTFLGVTYVTLWSLSFYPPLIVNFKLKSSDAISIDFLLLNTLGYVTYFISLFLQLYSSTVRVLYKHYYHGLPLLSAIDLLFVAHGLILNLITLSQLYCYRVWNFKRRSLRISFPTYLFFFVFFAFQATYYILSIKDATTYNLMVYTVNLSLWKVTISFIKYLPQLYFNFKRKSMIGYPIMSIWLDLLGGIFAMLQLFYDYSLVSAKWDLLVLVSNNKGKFWLSMVTFFFDFCFIVQYYFVYPSRAVNHEEDKMMSRV